From the genome of Agrobacterium tumefaciens:
GATCTTTGATATATGGCCGGAGACGATCGCTGCGCCGCTCGCTGCGCAGGTCCAGCAGGTCTTGACCATACCGCGTGGTGGCCTGCTGACTGTGTCTGTTCTGGCAGCGGCCTACTTTGCCTCGAACGGCGTCGAGGCTCTGCGAATTTCGTTGAACCGCGCCTACCGGGTTTCGGAGACGCGTTGGTGGTATGTGACGCGTCTGCTCAGTCTGTTTTACGTTCTGATTGCCGTCGTCGTGTTTGCCGGTATCAGCATTGTCCTGGTCGCGGTCCCGGTGGCTACATCACTTGCCGAACAGCGCTTTCCGTGGCTGACGGATATTCTCAACACTGTCTCGAGCCTCGGCTTATACGGCACGGTCTTCATGCTGATCGTAGGACTTATCGCGGCGCATCTGTGGCTCCCTGCGGGCAAACGCCGCATCTGGGATGTCTGGCCGGGCATTCTTCTGACGGTGCTGTTCTGGGCAATAGGCGCAGCGATCTTTGCCTATTATCTTTCCACCTTCGCCAATTACGCCGCCACTTATGCGGGCCTCGCCTCGGTTATGGTAGTTCTGGTGTTCCTCTATATGGTGGGGGTTATATTCATGCTGGGGGCAGAGGTGAATGCGGCACTCATGAAGTATAAGGTTCGTCAGATCATTCGCCGCAACATCAACGGATCAAGCCGCAATTCCCACACGGATGGCGATGACCGCTTGACGGCTGCGCCAGCGCGAGAGAGCCTCGCCGCTCAACAGGAAGAATGATCTCGGGTCATTTCCGCAGGCTCTTCCAGACGCGGTAGAAAACAATGACCACTGCTCCGACAGCAATGCCGAGCAAAGCTTGGAAGAGTGCCGAAACGAGCCAGTTTACTGCTCCATGACCTGCGGGAAGGGCATTTGCGGCGGCTTCTGCGGCATGTTCGATAAAGTGCTCCGGTTGGTGCAGTCCGAACGCTGCCAGGCCGTGAATGATAATGCTGCCGCCGACCCACAACATTGCAGCGGTTCCTATGGCAGCAAGCCAGGTCAGGAACACGGGGACCCCTTTCACGAGACCTCGACCGAACGACTTCATGAAGCCTGGGCCGTTTTCAGCCAAGTGTAGCCCAATATCGTCGGCTTTGACGATGAATGCGACGACGCCGTAAACTGCAACGGTTATCAATATGCCGACGGCTGCCAGAACGGCTGCCTGCGTATAAAGATCGGATGTGGAGACGCCTGCCAAGGTCAGAGCCATGATTTCGGCCGAGAGGATGAAGTCGGTGCGAATGGCACCGTTTACCTTTTGCGTTTCCAGTTCTGCGGCATCAATGGTTGCAGCTGCGACCTCGTCACCGGAGTGGTCGTGGCCGGCAAAATATTCATGCAGTTTTTCTGCGCCCTCAAAGCAAAGATAGGCGCCGCCAACCATCAGGAGCGGTGTGATGAGCGCAGGTGCAAAGTATCCCAGCAACAAGCAGATCGGCAGCAGAAATATGAGTTTGTTGCGAAGCGAGCCGAGCGTGATCCGCCAGATAATCGGCAGCTCCCTTTTGGGCGAAAGTCCGATGACATAGGCAGGTGTAACCGCTGTGTCGTCGATGACGACGCCCGCAGCCTTTGCACTTGCCTTTGCCGTTTGTGCGGCAACGTCATCAAGAGAAGCGGCGGCAAGCTTTGCAATAGCAGCTATGTCATCGAGCAGCGCAATCAAACCTGTAGCCAATTTTCTCTCCTTTGAGTCCCCTGAAACAGCGCGTGAACTTAGCGTGCTCGCCTTTGGTAATCCAACTGGTTTCTTCTGCCGTGCGTGAAGAAATACCGCTTACACTTCTGTCGTGATGCACCCGATTTCGGGAGTGTTCGCAATATAGTGAAAACGGATGAGGCTTCGGTGTCGCCATCAGAACAGCCTGCGGCGTTGATCCATGCCAGTCTGTTGTCCGGTGTGAGGTTTAAAGCAACGTGCGACATCGCAATGGCTGCTTGTTTCGGCAAATGCTTGTCGCGCAGCTTAGATTTTCATCAGGTTATTACATTGCGCAATTACGCGTCATTTCTTGGAAATTTCAGTTATCATAATGATAATCAATATGAAATTGTAGTTTCATACAAACTGGCATGAAATCTGCATCCTCTTTTTCGACTGGGCAGGGGCCCAGGGGCAAACAAAAAGAGGGAACAGCATGATGCAGATATCCGGGAAGACGCCTCCTATGCTCAAAGGTCTGCGGATGGCAGCGCTGGCGGGCGCCGCCATGGTCTCGCTGATGGCCGGACATGTGTCTGAAGCCCTGGCGGCCGGGACGCTTCGTATCGGCATGACCGCCTCCGACATACCGCTCACCACCGGCCAGACCGACCAGGGTGGCGAAGGCCAGCGCTTCATGGGATACACGCTTTATAACGCCTTGATCGAATGGGACCTTTCGAGCGCAGACAAGCCGTCTGCTCTGATCCCGGCGCTTGCGACCTCGTGGGACGTCGATCAGTCTGACAAGACCAAGTGGACGTTCAAACTGCGTGATGGCGTCAAATTCCATGACGGCAGCACATTCGATGCCGCAGCAGTGGTCTGGAACCTCGACAAGCTGTTGGTGACGGACGCGCCTCAGTTCGACAAGCGTCAGTCGGCACAGGGCAAGTCCCGCATTCCAGCGGTTGCCTCCTACAAGGTCATTGATCCGCTGACGGTTGAAATCGTCACCAAGACCCCGGATGCGACGCTTCCCTACCAGTTGAGCTGGGTTCTCATGTCCTCGCCTGCAAACTGGGAAGCTCAGGGCAAGAACTGGGATGCCGTTGCCCAGAAGCCTTCCGGGACAGGTCCATGGAAAATGGAAAGCGGCTTCACGCCGCGTGAGCGGGCTGAATTGACCCCCAACAAGGAATATTGGGACAAGGCGCGCGTTCCGAAGCTCGACAAGCTTGTCCTTGTACCCCTTCCCGAGCCAAACACCCGCGTGGCTGCTCTGCGCTCTGGTCAGGTGGACTGGATCGAGGCGCCTGCGCCGGATTCGGTCAAGTCGCTGAAAGATGCCGGTTTCAGCATCGTCACCAATTCCTACCCACATAACTGGACGTGGCATCTCTCGCGCGTTGAGGGATCGCCGTGGAACGATATCCGCGTTCGCAAGGCTGCCAACCTTGCCGTTGATCGCGAAGGCCTCAATGAACTGCTCGGCGGTCTTTCCGTCCCGGCCCAGGGGTATTTGCCACCTGGCCATCAGTGGTTCGGCAAGCCGACGTTCAAGCTCGAATACAATGTCGAGGAAGCCAAAAAACTGATGGCCGAAGCTGGCTACGGGCCGGACAAACCCATCACCACGAAGGTTGTTATCTCTTCCTCAGGTTCTGGCCAGATGCTGCCGCTCGCCATGAACGAATACATCCAGCAGACACTATCGGAAATCGGCATAAACGTCGAATATGAGGTTGCCGACTGGAATACTGTGATCAACATCTGGCGCGCCGGTGCCAAGGACCCGAGCGCAAAGGGCGCCACGGCCGTAAACTACAGCTACTTCATCCAGGACCCTTTCACGGCATTGATCCGTCAGTCGCAGTGCAATCTGGCGCCACCAAATGGCACCAACTGGGGTTATTACTGTGACCAGGACATGGACGCCCTGTTCAACCAGGTACGCACCACCTTCGATGCGGCTGAGCAGGACAAGGTGCTCCAGAAGATCCACGAGAAATATGTCGACGACGCGCTTTTCTTGATGGTGACACATGACGTCAACCCGCGCGCCATGTCCACCAAGGTCAAGGGCTTCGTTCAGGCACAGAACTGGTTCCAGGACTTTTCGACGATCTCTATCGATCCCTGATTTTTGCGCAGCGACAGGGCGGGTCATGGACCCGCCCTGTCATTTCCGATGCCCGATCTGACCCTCACGAGGACATCATGCTGCTCTACGCGCTAAAACGACTGTTGCATGTCATTCCCGTCACGATCGGCGTGAGCATTGTCTGCTTCATGCTGATCCATATTGCCCCCGGCGATCCGCTTGCCGCGATCTTGCCTTCGGATGCCTCAGCGGAAATGCAGGCACAGATGCGTGCGTTTTACGGTCTCGACCGCCCCTTGCCGGTGCAATATGCACTTTGGGTATGGCATGCGGTGCAGGGCGATCTCGGGACGTCGATTGCAACCGGCCGTCCTGTTCTCGCCGATATCATCGATGCGTCGATCAATTCGATCATTCTTGCCTTGTCCGCGGCAGTGATCGGCTTCGTTGGCGGGGCAACGCTCGGGTTTCTC
Proteins encoded in this window:
- a CDS encoding DUF808 domain-containing protein is translated as MATGLIALLDDIAAIAKLAAASLDDVAAQTAKASAKAAGVVIDDTAVTPAYVIGLSPKRELPIIWRITLGSLRNKLIFLLPICLLLGYFAPALITPLLMVGGAYLCFEGAEKLHEYFAGHDHSGDEVAAATIDAAELETQKVNGAIRTDFILSAEIMALTLAGVSTSDLYTQAAVLAAVGILITVAVYGVVAFIVKADDIGLHLAENGPGFMKSFGRGLVKGVPVFLTWLAAIGTAAMLWVGGSIIIHGLAAFGLHQPEHFIEHAAEAAANALPAGHGAVNWLVSALFQALLGIAVGAVVIVFYRVWKSLRK
- a CDS encoding ABC transporter substrate-binding protein: MLKGLRMAALAGAAMVSLMAGHVSEALAAGTLRIGMTASDIPLTTGQTDQGGEGQRFMGYTLYNALIEWDLSSADKPSALIPALATSWDVDQSDKTKWTFKLRDGVKFHDGSTFDAAAVVWNLDKLLVTDAPQFDKRQSAQGKSRIPAVASYKVIDPLTVEIVTKTPDATLPYQLSWVLMSSPANWEAQGKNWDAVAQKPSGTGPWKMESGFTPRERAELTPNKEYWDKARVPKLDKLVLVPLPEPNTRVAALRSGQVDWIEAPAPDSVKSLKDAGFSIVTNSYPHNWTWHLSRVEGSPWNDIRVRKAANLAVDREGLNELLGGLSVPAQGYLPPGHQWFGKPTFKLEYNVEEAKKLMAEAGYGPDKPITTKVVISSSGSGQMLPLAMNEYIQQTLSEIGINVEYEVADWNTVINIWRAGAKDPSAKGATAVNYSYFIQDPFTALIRQSQCNLAPPNGTNWGYYCDQDMDALFNQVRTTFDAAEQDKVLQKIHEKYVDDALFLMVTHDVNPRAMSTKVKGFVQAQNWFQDFSTISIDP